In Legionella beliardensis, the following are encoded in one genomic region:
- the greB gene encoding transcription elongation factor GreB, whose translation MSKAFTKESDDDNDDELPEIIAEPSKNYVTPLGLELLQQEIKDLLYAERPKIVEVVRWAAGNGDRSENGDYIYGKKRLREIDRRARYLSKRIETAIVVDPSLQKYLTRVFFGATVTYLQQDKEITVKLVGVDEADIEQGKISWNSPVAKALLKAQVDDLVTVQTPDGEEKLEIIEIRYI comes from the coding sequence ATGAGCAAAGCATTTACTAAAGAATCAGATGATGACAATGATGATGAGCTACCCGAAATTATTGCTGAACCCAGCAAAAACTATGTGACACCTTTGGGGCTAGAATTATTACAGCAAGAAATTAAAGACTTATTATATGCTGAACGTCCTAAAATCGTTGAGGTAGTCAGATGGGCTGCAGGCAATGGCGATCGTTCCGAGAACGGTGATTATATTTATGGGAAAAAACGTTTAAGGGAAATTGATAGAAGAGCACGCTATCTTAGTAAGCGAATTGAGACGGCGATAGTTGTTGATCCGTCCCTGCAGAAATATTTGACCAGAGTCTTTTTTGGTGCAACAGTCACCTATCTTCAGCAGGATAAAGAAATCACTGTAAAATTAGTTGGAGTTGATGAAGCTGATATTGAGCAGGGTAAGATTAGTTGGAACTCACCTGTTGCAAAAGCCCTATTAAAAGCTCAAGTTGACGATCTTGTCACAGTACAAACTCCAGATGGAGAAGAGAAGTTAGAAATCATTGAAATACGCTATATTTAA
- a CDS encoding diguanylate cyclase, producing the protein MKVRDFNRTDDGYTLSRQKVSQANTINIILDIIQKLSLAKDIETIMFIVRKAARQLANSDGATFVLRDNSQCYYADEDAIEPLWKGKRFPLNTCVSGWVMLNQQQIVIEDIYNDPRVPADAYRSTFVKSLSMTPICSQAPIGAIGTYWSEYYQPTKEQLYLLKVLADSTSVAMENIQLHSKLEQGNQQTFAQMEVTRNLMEANKELAAALEELNHRNAEMQHLRELSSGLQTCIYLEESYKLIANFLTKLFPNTAGIFYIMHPSRNYLESMAIWNEPFFEEKFIKPDECMGLRRGTLYKVTDPKKELTCAHYQTDNDRAYTCIPLFAQSDILGLLYLEWKPFSQDKYKENQEVLANTVAEQIALGLSNIKLRETLRNQSFRDTLTGLYNRRYLEETLERELSRCGRKSSSCATLMIDIDHFKQFNDKFGHEAGDLVIQSFAQVLNKAARKYDIACRYGGEEFILFLPEIEPKTALARAQQLHKAISKIHLRYGGNMLSQITISVGIAIHPEHGKDMHTLIACADRALYQAKKSGRNRTVMYSKRKRTNQHKLDTKAIK; encoded by the coding sequence ATGAAAGTAAGAGATTTCAATCGTACAGATGATGGTTATACACTAAGCCGACAGAAGGTATCTCAAGCTAACACTATCAATATAATATTAGATATTATCCAGAAATTATCATTAGCAAAAGATATTGAAACGATTATGTTTATTGTACGTAAAGCTGCTCGCCAACTTGCTAATTCTGATGGCGCTACCTTTGTACTTCGTGATAATAGCCAATGTTATTATGCCGATGAAGATGCTATTGAACCCTTATGGAAAGGCAAACGTTTTCCTTTAAATACCTGTGTGAGTGGCTGGGTTATGCTCAATCAGCAGCAAATTGTAATTGAAGACATTTATAACGACCCGAGAGTACCAGCTGATGCTTATCGCTCGACCTTTGTTAAAAGCTTATCAATGACACCCATCTGCTCGCAGGCACCTATAGGCGCCATTGGTACTTATTGGTCAGAATACTATCAGCCAACCAAAGAGCAGCTTTATTTATTGAAAGTCTTAGCAGACAGTACTTCGGTGGCCATGGAGAATATTCAGCTGCACTCTAAGCTGGAACAAGGCAATCAACAAACTTTTGCCCAAATGGAAGTTACCCGCAACCTTATGGAGGCTAATAAAGAGCTTGCGGCTGCTTTAGAAGAATTAAATCATCGCAATGCAGAAATGCAACATTTAAGAGAATTAAGTTCAGGTCTGCAAACCTGCATTTATTTAGAGGAGTCTTACAAGTTAATTGCTAATTTTTTAACCAAGCTTTTTCCCAATACGGCCGGTATCTTTTATATCATGCATCCATCTCGTAATTACCTTGAGTCTATGGCTATTTGGAATGAGCCATTTTTTGAAGAAAAGTTTATTAAACCTGATGAGTGTATGGGGTTACGCCGCGGCACACTTTATAAGGTAACTGACCCAAAGAAGGAATTAACCTGCGCGCACTACCAAACAGATAATGACCGAGCTTACACATGTATCCCACTATTTGCGCAAAGTGATATTTTGGGTTTGCTCTACTTAGAATGGAAGCCTTTTTCTCAAGATAAATATAAAGAAAATCAAGAAGTTTTAGCTAACACGGTAGCTGAACAAATTGCGTTAGGACTTTCAAATATTAAGTTGCGAGAAACATTACGTAACCAATCTTTTCGAGACACCTTAACAGGCCTTTATAATCGTCGCTACCTCGAGGAAACACTAGAACGTGAGCTTAGCCGCTGTGGGCGAAAATCTTCTTCCTGTGCTACTTTAATGATAGACATCGATCACTTTAAACAATTTAATGATAAATTTGGCCATGAAGCAGGTGATTTAGTGATTCAATCATTTGCCCAAGTTTTAAATAAGGCTGCTCGTAAATATGATATTGCCTGCCGATACGGTGGCGAGGAATTTATTCTGTTTCTTCCAGAAATTGAACCTAAAACGGCCTTAGCTCGTGCCCAGCAATTACATAAAGCGATTAGTAAAATTCATTTACGTTATGGTGGTAATATGTTGAGCCAAATCACTATTTCTGTTGGTATCGCAATTCATCCGGAGCATGGCAAAGACATGCATACTTTAATTGCTTGCGCTGACCGCGCACTTTATCAAGCTAAAAAATCAGGGCGCAATAGAACAGTTATGTATTCCAAAAGAAAACGCACTAATCAGCATAAGCTCGATACAAAAGCTATAAAATAG